A portion of the Phyllopteryx taeniolatus isolate TA_2022b chromosome 15, UOR_Ptae_1.2, whole genome shotgun sequence genome contains these proteins:
- the LOC133490319 gene encoding unconventional myosin-XVIIIb-like isoform X2 produces MLLRAEKHGDAPVSAHSPRPPSSQRSAALPRKTETRREVMPEPQTRGTRENEGAEVSLWEEEQVKTKEKTEERQEPEGRLAYATVTECDREKVKDVWYEAGTVWYVQKDGFTLATQLKPDEGTPDLPQGHVRLRLHTDGSLLDVAEDHVDKCNPTHLDLCEDLSELPSINESGVLHALISRSKANMPLTHAGPNLVNLWPPLHTHSKTPKSRRGESGWDAPAALAALVKRVYVSMVDTRRDHCVCATGRSGTGKTATCQAFTVALLKQAGTVGPNVSVDRVQAMFTVLKSFGCVTSTYSDASSRFAMLFSLDFNHAGRAAAGHLQTIMLDKWRVCHTTAGESNFLVFSQMLVGLGTEMRTELGLHQFPERHSFGMAPPTKVEEKQRASVAFSKLLAAMETLAFSASEQKSIWHVLAGIYHLGAAGACKVGRRQFLNFDSAQAASRVLGCEGEELHTAVFKHHLRQLLQTATGGGRERNSASQVEDGPRLTAAQCVDGMASGLYEELFTTIVSLINRSLSGQQLALASVMVVDPPGLRNPRHAAQERAANVSEFCHNYLQERLLEHRYVHTFTHTMDRYAQEKIPVEFECPDVSPADIVSAIDQPPTQVRAAGDSPRGLLWALDEEMLTPASSEGVAMERVCRHYSNTVRQCEQPLHCEVQHLTGNDGVRYDLTGWFGVLHNNPVASNAGALLHSSNIASVKSMFATSVHVAPLCCGVCGLEGSSQRSLQRSGTIRKTLSGGAAALRRHSPCIAVKLQADALVNVIRRARPVFLQCVSAKTDAAGAFNVAELRAQLKAAQTLAMLRIYRAGYPDHMTLSDFRYHFQALSPPIMKRYASMFVSHDERKAVDELLADLDQDPKSIVVGTSRVFMKRGVLAHLEAQRDLRVTGWLVHLQASCAGHLARHKYRTLKVQHMAVRCLQRNLRVLHGVSEWSWWKLFCRVRPLLDVNMDNERLRAKEDEVSALRRRLEKSEKERNDLRQTVDTCETKLTAVTSELSDERFRGDAVGQALDVERAERLRLSKENKDLQARLDQCKVAMEMLEKNLEEEHLKRRTLESLKVAGSEIGTESELVLQLECCQTEVGFLRRRLQQTEEKAEVERHARQQLDAKAASLQAQLDESKRTVTDLKRQSRRVANDLHDARVMTDSLHNRTHQLERKQRRFDGELAAALEDADSERELKDKTLQENTALRVQIFTLRRNLQESQAEACRLQKQKDELCSQIRDLSVHLTADSLPELKKQVRHLERVAGETAQEVAELTARIEQQQQVHMRVELEMARVKQMHQKELEDKEEELEDVHRSSQRRLRQLEMQLEQEYEEKQIVIHEKRDLEGLVATLCEQVGHRDFDVEKKLRRDLKRTHALLADAQTLLDAVHGGRQIGRSPDGGSKEQLERLHSQLEDSESRRRELESVQTTLTQELEDVQIELENIRKQKSLVDDEVCVLQREKVDLLKRLEEDQEDLNELMKKHKDLIAQSSSDICQIRELQAELEEVKKQRHALQEELQQQASRLQFLESSTVGRSIVSKQEARVCDLENKLEFQKGQVKRFEVLVLRLRDSVVRLGEELEQSAQSEARERENAHYFQQRLQDVRVEMDELSRRHQDGGRRRMELEMQVEELTAIRQTLQADLETSIRRIVDLQAALEEVESSDDSDTDTDRESSVGTENVGEATRGWRGAARGGSPSGSFRGQGGRRSAADSGSTYSFRSRSDLDEDDSGAGRTGGGQGRAASSSALSELLEGLRKRRAGGAADAGGGSNADSTVSLPVYQTTAASTLRRRASALSLTADTLPEARPGILKPSSPLLPRAASARSVSDPLTTASSATPSRFNSCDSLASLPSLPCLSSLASSLHVTRQCPPTRHPSGEHPPAQNPPSLAIPEEGWEEPQRSPQVPRRCTLEGLLSEDTSEGPLAPEGAVFQNRRHPGESNTTSAILPAIRRARSAGSLAGSVRGGRRALSVHFGELPTSTRHGGVSDTESSGSGGSAGSCESARARGRSDRPQGERLEAEGSEGGEGGEGGDVATVMRKYLNKESR; encoded by the exons ATGTTGCTGCGAGCTGAAAAGCATGGCGACGCCCCTGTCTCCGCCCACTCACCCCGCCCACCGTCGTCCCAGAGGAGCGCCGCTCTCCCCAGGAAGACGGAAACCCGACGGGAGGTCATGCCGGAGCCGCAAACCAGGGGCACGCGTGAGAACGAGGGGGCGGAGGTAAGCCTGTGGGAGGAGGAGCAAGTGAAGACAAAGGAAAAAACTGAGGAACGTCAGGAACCTGAAGGAAGACTAGCATATGCCACCGTGACCGAATGTGACAGGGAGAAG GTGAAGGACGTGTGGTACGAGGCGGGAACTGTTTGGTACGTGCAGAAGGACGGATTCACGCTGG CCACTCAGCTGAAGCCCGACGAAGGGACACCCGACCTTCCCCAAGGCCACGTGAGACTCCGCCTCCACACCGACGGCTCGCTGCTTGACGTTGCAGAAGACCACGTTGACAAA TGTAACCCCACCCACCTGGACCTGTGCGAGGACCTGAGCGAGCTACCGAGCATCAACGAGAGCGGCGTCCTGCACGCGCTCATCAGCCGGTCTAAGGCTAACATGCCGCTGACGCACGCCGGACCCAACCTCGTCAACCTCTGGCCGCCTCTGCACACTCACAGCAAG ACTCCAAAATCGCGGCGCGGCGAGTCGGGGTGGGACGCTCCAGCCGCTCTGGCCGCCCTGGTCAAGCGGGTATACGTGTCGATGGTGGACACCCGGCGGGACCACTGCGTGTGCGCGACTGGACGCAGCGGCACCGGCAAGACGGCCACTTGTCAGGCCTTCACCGTCGCGCTGCTCAAACAAGCCGGAACCGTCGGACCCAACGTGAGCG TGGATCGCGTGCAGGCCATGTTTACGGTGTTGAAGTCTTTTGGTTGCGTGACTTCGACGTACAGTGATGCCTCCTCGCGCTTCGCCATGCTTTTCTCTTTGGACTTCAACCACGCTGGACGGGCCGCCGCCGGACACCTGCAG ACGATAATGTTGGACAAATGGCGAGTTTGTCACACGACGGCAGGAGAAAGCAACTTCCTGGTCTTCTCGCAGATGCTAGTGGGACTTGGCACAGAGATGAG GACGGAGCTCGGCCTTCATCAGTTTCCAGAGCGTCATTCCTTCGGAATGGCTCCTCCCACCAAG GTGGAGGAAAAACAGCGAGCCTCCGTCGCCTTTTCCAAGCTGCTGGCTGCCATGGAAACGCTGGCCTTCAGCGCCAGCGAGCAGAAGTCCATCTGGCACGTCCTGGCCGGGATTTACCATCTAGGAGCTGCTGGGGCCTGCAAAG tgGGGCGGAGGCAGTTTTTGAACTTCGATAGCGCTCAGGCCGCTAGCAGGGTGCTGGGCTGCGAGGGGGAGGAGCTTCACACGGCCGTCTTCAAGCATCACTTGAGACAGCTACTGCAGACAGCCACAGGGGGCGGCAGAGAGCGCAACAGCGCCAGCCAGGTCGAAGACG GTCCCAGGTTGACGGCGGCACAGTGCGTAGACGGGATGGCATCTGGTCTCTACGAAGAACTTTTCACCACCATCGTGTCGCTCATCAacag ATCTCTGAGCGGCCAGCAGTTGGCGCTGGCGTCGGTGATGGTGGTAGACCCGCCAGGCCTGAGGAACCCTCGCCACGCGGCGCAGGAACGAGCGGCAAACGTCAGCGAGTTTTGTCACAACTACCTACAAGAACGACTTCTGGAACATCGATACGTGCACACGTTCACGCACACTATGGACAGATACGCACAG GAGAAAATTCCGGTGGAGTTCGAGTGTCCGGACGTTAGCCCCGCTGACATCGTATCTGCCATCGACCAGCCGCCTACCCAG gTGCGTGCAGCGGGTGACAGCCCTCGCGGTCTCCTCTGGGCGCTGGACGAGGAGATGTTAACACCCGCGTCCAGCGAGGGCGTCGCCATGGAGCGCGTGTGCCGTCACTACAGCAATACGG TGCGTCAATGCGAGCAACCTTTGCACTGCGAAGTTCAACACCTGACAGGAAACGACGGCGTCCGCTACGACCTGACGGGATGGTTCGGCGTGCTCCACAACAACCCGGTGGCGAGCAACGCCGGCGCGCTGCTGCACAGCTCCAACAT AGCGTCGGTGAAGTCCATGTTCGCCACGAGCGTGCACGTGGCCCCCCTGTGCTGCGGCGTGTGCGGCCTGGAGGGCTCCAGCCAGCGCTCGCTGCAGAGGAGCGGCACCATCAGGAAGACGCTGAGCGGCGGGGCGGCGGCGCTACGCAGACACTCGCCCTGCATCGCCGTCAAGCTGCAAGCC GACGCCTTGGTCAACGTGATCCGCCGCGCCCGTCCTGTCTTCCTGCAGTGCGTCAGCGCCAAGACGGACGCCGCCGGCGCCTTCAACGTGGCCGAGCTCAGAGCGCAACTGAAGGCCGCGCAGACGTTGGCCATGCTCCGCATATACCGCGCAG GTTACCCGGACCACATGACCCTGAGCGACTTCCGCTACCACTTCCAGGCTTTGTCTCCGCCCATCATGAAGCGCTACGCCTCCATGTTTGTCAGCCACGATGAGAGGAAG GCGGTGGACGAGCTGCTGGCTGACTTGGACCAGGACCCCAAGAGCATCGTGGTCGGCACCAGTCGG GTGTTCATGAAGCGCGGCGTGCTGGCCCACCTGGAGGCTCAGAGGGACCTGCGGGTGACTGGCTGGCTGGTCCACCTTCAGGCGTCCTGCGCGGGTCACCTGGCCAGACACAAGTACCGCACGCTTAAG GTGCAGCACATGGCGGTGCGTTGCCTGCAGAGGAACCTGCGGGTGCTGCACGGAGTGTCTGAGTGGAGCTGGTGGAAGCTGTTCTGCCGAGTGCGCCCCCTGCTGGACGTCAACATGGACAACGAGAGGCTGCGCGCCAAAGAg GACGAAGTGTCAGCACTGAGAAGACGTTTGGAAAAGTCCGAAAAAGAACGAAATGACTTGAGACAAACCGTCGACACCTGCGAGACTAAA CTGACGGCGGTGACCTCAGAGCTGAGTGATGAGCGTTTCCGCGGCGACGCGGTGGGTCAGGCTTTGGATGTGGAGAGAGCTGAGAGACTGAGGCTCAGCAAGGAGAACAAGGACCTGCAG GCTCGCCTCGACCAGTGCAAGGTTGCAATGGAGATGCTGGAGAAAAATCTGGAGGAGGAACATCTAAAGCGTCGTACGCTGGAGAGTCTGAAAGTGGCAGGATCAGAAATAGGAACAG AAAGCGAGCTGGTTCTGCAGCTGGAGTGTTGCCAGACAGAGGTGGGCTTCCTTCGCCGGCGTCTGCAGCAGACCGAAGAAAAGGCGGAGGTCGAGAGGCACGCTCGGCAACAGCTGGACGCCAAG GCGGCGTCGTTGCAGGCTCAACTGGACGAATCCAAGCGTACCGTGACGGACCTTAAACGGCAGAGTCGGCGCGTCGCCAACGACCTGCACGACGCCAGGGTGATGACGGACAGTCTGCACAATCGAACGCACCAACTGGAACGCAAACAACGACG CTTCGATGGCGAGCTGGCGGCGGCGTTAGAGGACGCCGACAGCGAGCGAGAGTTGAAGGACAAAACCCTGCAGGAAAACACCGCGCTAAGGGTCCAGATTTTCACGCTGCGCCGAAACCTGCAG GAGAGTCAGGCGGAGGCGTGCCGCCTGCAGAAGCAGAAAGACGAGTTGTGTAGTCAGATTCGCGACCTCAGCGTGCATCTGACCGCCGACTCGCTGCCCGAGCTGAAGAAACAAGTGCGCCACCTGGAGCGCGTGGCCGGCGAGACGGCGCAGGAAGTGGCCGAGCTGACCGCCAGAATtgaacagcagcagcag GTTCACATGCGTGTGGAATTGGAGATGGCCCGAGTGAAGCAGATGCACCAAAAGGAGCTGGAGGACAAGGAAGAGGAGCTCGAGGACGTGCACAGGTCGTCCCAGCGGCGG CTAAGACAGCTGGAGATGCAGCTGGAGCAAGAATACGAGGAGAAGCAGATAGTCATCCACGAGAAGCGCGACCTGGAAGGTTTGGTCGCCACGCTGTGCGAACAGGTCGGCCACCGTGACTTTGACGTGGAGAAGAAGTTGAGGCGAGACCTGAAGAGGACTCACGCCCTGCTTGCCGACGCCCAGACCCTGCTGGACGCCGTCCACGGCGGACGACAAATCGGGAGGAGCCCCGACGGCGGAAGCAAGGAGCAACTGGAAAGACTTCACTCTCAG TTGGAGGACAGCGAATCACGGCGACGTGAGCTCGAGAGCGTCCAGACGACCTTGACCCAGGAGCTGGAAGATGTTCAGATTGAATTGGAAAACATCAGAAAGCAGAAGAGTTTG GTGGACGACGAGGTTTGCGTCCTCCAACGTGAGAAAGTCGATCTGCTTAAACGTCTCGAAGAAGACCAGGAGGACCTCAACGAGCTCATGAAGAAACACAAAGATCTCATTGCGCAG TCGTCCAGTGACATCTGTCAGATCCGAGAGTTGCAGGCGGAGCTTGAGGAGGTGAAGAAGCAGAGACACGCCCTCCAGGAGGAG CTCCAGCAGCAGGCCTCCAGGCTGCAGTTTCTGGAGTCGTCCACTGTGGGGCGCAGCATTGTCAGCAAACAGGAAGCGCGTGTGTGCGACCTGGAGAACAAGCTGGAGTTCCAGAAAGGTCAAGTCAAAAGGTTTGAG gtgcTGGTGCTGCGCCTGCGTGACAGCGTGGTGCGTCTAGGGGAGGAGCTTGAGCAGAGTGCCCAATCGGAGGCTCGCGAGCGTGAGAATGCTCACTACTTCCAGCAGCGTCTTCAGGACGTGCGCGTGGAAATGGACGAGCTGAGCCGGCGACATCAGGACGGCGGCAGACGCCGCATGGAGCTG GAAATGCAGGTGGAGGAGCTGACGGCCATCCGGCAGACGCTGCAGGCCGACCTGGAGACGTCCATCCGCCGCATCGTGGACCTGCAGGCCGCCCTGGAGGAGGTCGAGTCCAGCGACGACAGCGACACCGACACCGACAG GGAGTCCAGTGTCGGGACAGAGAACGTGGGCGAGGCCACACGCGGTTGGCGCGGGGCGGCCAGAGGAGGCTCGCCCAGCGGCAGCTTCCGCGGCCAGGGAGGGCGCCGATCGGCGGCGGACTCCGGCAGCACGTATAGTTTCCG CTCCCGCTCGGACCTGGATGAGGACGACTCGGGCGCGGGGCGTACAGGAGGAGGACAAGGCCGGGCGGCATCCTCTTCGGCACTGTCTGAGCTTCTGGAAGGACTTCGCAAGCGGCGAGCGGGTGGTGCCGCGGATGCGGGCGGAGGCAGCAACGCAGACAGCACCGTGTCACTTCCTGTCTATCAAACCACGGCGGCATCTACCCTTCGGCGCCGGGCCTCGGCACTGTCTCTCACAGCGGACACGCTTCCGGAAGCTCGCCCAGGTATTCTGAAGCCGTCCTCGCCCCTCCTGCCCCGTGCCGCCAGCGCTCGTTCCGTTAGCGACCCACTAACGACCGCGTCCTCTGCCACGCCGTCACGCTTTAACTCCTGCGACTCCCTGGCGTCGCTACCGTCGCTGCCCTGCCTTTCGTCTTTGGCATCCTCCTTGCACGTTACCCGTCAGTGCCCACCAACCCGGCACCCCTCCGGCGAACACCCCCCTGCCCAAAATCCCCCCTCCCTGGCCATCCCGGAGGAGGGCTGGGAGGAACCTCAGCGCTCCCCGCAGGTACCGCGCCGTTGCACGCTGGAAGGTTTGCTCTCAGAGGACACGTCCGAGGGCCCCCTGGCGCCCGAGGGTGCAGTGTTCCAGAACCGGCGCCACCCGGGCGAGTCCAACACCACGTCCGCCATCCTCCCCGCCATCCGCAGAGCTCGGTCGGCCGGCAGTCTGGCCGGATCTGTGCGGGGCGGCCGCCGAGCGCTTAGCGTCCATTTTGGAGAGCTGCCGACCTCCACGCGGCACGGCGGGGTCTCTGACACTGAATCATCCGGGTCCGGAGGCTCGGCGGGAAGTTGTGAGTCGGCGCGGGCCCGGGGCCGCTCGGACCGGCCGCAGGGAGAACGGCTGGAAGCGGAGGGCAGTGAAGGCGGTGAGGGCGGAGAGGGCGGAGACGTGGCCACAGTCATGAGGAAGTACCTCAACAAGGAAAGCCGCTGA